A single genomic interval of Aedes aegypti strain LVP_AGWG chromosome 1, AaegL5.0 Primary Assembly, whole genome shotgun sequence harbors:
- the LOC110674354 gene encoding uncharacterized protein LOC110674354 encodes MGKTCFGCFKSWRTKCYFVMLLVIIVESKTYGPTSSETEFEGDYVDEGTLQKIKNAVKIASDRTSFKDHRYTYSYSEYEDDDEVDNSLEVKPVRESYEKHTKQTKHAVIVKKPLVPTKVHKSQPISKEMALMIMLALKALIITMLSLGLPALIGLYALILTKTMMGLKTLASTNAFTLGVLSTKYLQNKQDSGGNLQQAASLLPFYAPLLLSSLVSSASLITGAVGLIGSLFSNSTTTNSTTTAPSSNETTTTTARTTTTTRKAPSEEFRRIEVLHLPTMDDECEPKKRKKCKVPKDQPPPPQSGFSKAAKRATQTVKDFWKRVSTKFKIV; translated from the exons ATGGGAAAAACGTGTTTCGGATGCTTCAAATCCTGGCGAACTAAGTGCTACTTTGTGATGTTGTTGGTGATTATAGTGGAATCGAAAACTTACGGTCCAACATCGAGTGAAACAGAATTTGAGGGTGACTATGTGGATGAGGGTACTCTTCAAAAAATTAAGAATGCGGTCAAAATTGCCTCAGATCGAACGTCTTTTAAGGATCATCGGTACACGTACTCGTACAGTGAATACGAAGACGACGATGAAGTTGATAACAGCTTAGAAGTAAAACCTGTCAGAGAAAG TTACGAGAAACACACCAAACAGACGAAGCACGCGGTGATTGTGAAAAAGCCCCTCGTACCAACGAAAGTCCATAAAAGTCAACCCATCAGCAAGGAAATGGCCCTCATGATCATGTTGGCCTTGAAAGCGTTGATAATAACGATGCTGTCGCTAGGGCTACCAGCCCTCATAGGACTCTACGCTTTGATTCTGACGAAGACGATGATGGGGCTCAAAACGCTCGCTTCAACGAATGCCTTCACTCTAGGAGTATTGTCTACTAAGTATCTGCAAAATAAGCAAGACTCCGGTGGGAATCTACAACAAGCGGCCAGCTTGCTACCATTCTACGCCCCTCTCCTACTGTCATCGCTTGTGTCTTCTGCAAGTTTGATCACGGGAGCTGTTGGTTTGATAGGGTCCCTGTTCAGTAATAGTACCACCACAAACAGTACTACTACCGCCCCCTCATCCAACGAAACCACAACTACGACAGCCCGCACTACCACAACCACCCGTAAAGCTCCCTCCGAAGAGTTTAGGCGCATAGAAGTGCTGCATCTTCCCACGATGGACGACGAATGTGAGCCGAAAAAGCGAAAAAAGTGCAAGGTCCCGAAAGATCAACCTCCTCCACCGCAGAGCGGATTCAGCAAGGCTGCCAAACGAGCCACTCAGACCGTGAAGGACTTTTGGAAGCGAGTTTCGACGAAGTTTAAAATCGTTTGA